The following proteins come from a genomic window of Streptococcus pneumoniae:
- a CDS encoding ABC transporter substrate-binding protein, producing MKKTWKVFLTLVTALVAVVLVACGQGTASKDNKEAELKKVDFILDWTPNTNHTGLYVAKEKGYFKEAGVDVDLKLPPEESSSDLVINGKAPFAVYFQDYMAKKLEKGAGITAVAAIVEHNTSGIISRKSDNVSSPKDLVGKKYGTWNDPTELAMLKTLVESQGGDFEKVEKVPNNDSNSITPIANGVFDTAWIYYGWDGILAKSQGVDANFMYLKDYVKEFDYYSPVIIANNDYLKDNKEEARKVIQAIKKGYQYAMEHPEEAADILIKNAPELKEKRDFVIESQKYLSKEYASDKEKWGQFDAARWNAFYKWDKENGILKEDLTDKGFTNEFVK from the coding sequence ATGAAGAAAACATGGAAAGTGTTTTTAACGCTTGTAACAGCTCTTGTAGCTGTTGTGCTTGTGGCCTGTGGTCAAGGAACTGCTTCTAAAGACAACAAAGAGGCAGAACTTAAGAAGGTTGACTTTATCCTAGACTGGACACCAAATACCAACCACACAGGGCTTTATGTTGCCAAGGAAAAAGGTTATTTCAAAGAAGCTGGAGTGGATGTTGATTTGAAATTGCCACCAGAAGAAAGTTCTTCTGACTTGGTTATCAACGGAAAGGCACCATTTGCAGTGTATTTCCAAGACTACATGGCTAAGAAATTGGAAAAAGGAGCAGGAATCACTGCCGTTGCAGCTATTGTTGAACACAATACATCAGGAATCATCTCTCGTAAATCTGATAATGTAAGCAGTCCAAAAGACTTGGTTGGTAAGAAATATGGGACATGGAATGACCCAACTGAACTTGCTATGTTGAAAACCTTGGTAGAATCTCAAGGTGGAGACTTTGAGAAGGTTGAAAAAGTACCAAATAACGACTCAAACTCAATCACACCGATTGCCAATGGCGTCTTTGATACTGCTTGGATTTACTACGGTTGGGATGGTATCCTTGCTAAATCTCAAGGTGTAGATGCTAACTTCATGTACTTGAAAGACTATGTCAAGGAGTTTGACTACTATTCACCAGTTATCATCGCAAACAACGACTATCTGAAAGATAACAAAGAAGAAGCTCGCAAAGTCATCCAAGCCATCAAAAAAGGCTACCAATATGCCATGGAACATCCAGAAGAAGCTGCAGATATTCTCATCAAGAATGCACCTGAACTCAAGGAAAAACGTGACTTTGTCATCGAATCTCAAAAATACTTGTCAAAAGAATACGCAAGCGACAAGGAAAAATGGGGTCAATTTGACGCAGCTCGCTGGAATGCTTTCTATAAATGGGATAAAGAAAATGGTATCCTTAAAGAAGACTTGACAGACAAAGGCTTCACCAACGAATTTGTGAAATAA